One Paenibacillus crassostreae DNA segment encodes these proteins:
- the sleB gene encoding spore cortex-lytic enzyme, whose amino-acid sequence MKTTRSGLIMGLILTLSVSVFGCVHDRSQASIDTAAPAQAVFSTNAIEHGSSGDDVYELQGRLKHLGYFTGKIDSQFGSNTVKSVKWFQSEFGMKVDGVVGPKTKLKLYNATKTWKPTEPKNMTTPNKGGGSAKTEDKSSLATSNTMGLSENDLKIMANAVYGEARGEPFEGQVAVAAVILNRVKSPSFPNTPSGVIFQPRAFTAVADGQIYLEPNDVARQAVQQALNGWDPTNGCLYYFNPETATSAWIWTRPQVKTIGEHIFCM is encoded by the coding sequence ATGAAAACAACGAGAAGTGGGTTAATTATGGGGTTGATTCTAACTTTGTCCGTTTCTGTATTTGGATGTGTTCATGATAGATCGCAAGCTTCTATTGATACAGCGGCGCCTGCTCAAGCTGTATTTAGTACAAATGCCATTGAACATGGTTCTTCTGGAGACGATGTATACGAACTGCAAGGACGGTTAAAGCATTTAGGTTATTTTACAGGAAAAATTGATAGCCAATTTGGTTCGAATACAGTGAAATCAGTAAAATGGTTTCAATCGGAGTTTGGGATGAAAGTAGATGGTGTAGTGGGTCCAAAAACAAAGCTGAAGCTATATAATGCAACCAAAACGTGGAAGCCTACTGAACCCAAGAATATGACAACACCTAACAAGGGAGGAGGCTCTGCGAAGACTGAAGATAAGAGTTCACTAGCTACTTCTAACACCATGGGCCTATCTGAAAATGATCTAAAAATAATGGCGAATGCTGTGTATGGAGAAGCGCGTGGTGAACCTTTTGAAGGACAAGTAGCTGTTGCAGCAGTAATCCTGAATCGTGTTAAGTCACCTAGCTTTCCTAATACGCCTTCAGGTGTTATCTTTCAGCCTAGAGCCTTTACAGCAGTCGCAGATGGTCAAATCTATTTGGAACCGAATGATGTAGCACGTCAAGCAGTACAGCAGGCATTGAACGGATGGGATCCAACAAATGGATGTTTGTATTATTTTAATCCAGAGACAGCAACATCCGCGTGGATATGGACGCGTCCTCAAGTGAAAACGATTGGTGAGCATATTTTCTGTATGTAA
- a CDS encoding DUF3388 domain-containing protein: protein MESKQWYMEYRIHKNRPGLLGDIASLLGMLEVNILTINGVEGETRGMLLETDDEEKIQLVGSMLKKVDNITVLALRPPKLVDKLAVRHGRYIDRDSDDDKTFRFTRDELGLLVDFLGEVFKKKGNQVIGLRGMPRVGKTESIIAGSVCAMKHWTFVSSTLLRQTIRSQLSEDEMNTNNVFIIDGIVSTIRSSEKHYNLLQDIMNMPCTKVIEHPDVFVQESDYTFDDFDIIIELRNTWDEEIIYDTFTNAYLED, encoded by the coding sequence GTGGAATCCAAGCAGTGGTACATGGAATATAGGATACATAAGAATAGACCAGGTCTATTGGGGGATATCGCATCGTTACTTGGGATGCTGGAAGTAAATATACTAACTATAAATGGTGTTGAGGGCGAAACTCGAGGCATGTTACTTGAAACAGATGATGAAGAGAAAATTCAACTTGTGGGCTCTATGCTTAAAAAAGTAGATAATATAACGGTGTTGGCATTACGACCACCTAAACTGGTTGATAAGCTAGCCGTACGTCATGGACGATATATCGATAGAGATTCAGACGATGATAAGACGTTTCGTTTTACGCGTGATGAGCTCGGGTTACTTGTTGATTTTTTAGGTGAAGTGTTCAAAAAAAAAGGAAATCAAGTGATTGGTTTAAGAGGTATGCCACGAGTTGGTAAAACGGAGTCTATTATTGCCGGCAGTGTCTGTGCAATGAAGCATTGGACATTCGTATCTTCTACGCTACTACGTCAAACTATCCGAAGTCAACTGTCTGAGGACGAGATGAATACGAATAATGTTTTTATCATTGATGGAATTGTTAGTACTATAAGATCCAGTGAGAAACATTATAATTTATTGCAAGATATTATGAATATGCCTTGCACCAAAGTGATTGAACATCCAGATGTTTTTGTACAAGAGTCAGATTACACCTTCGATGATTTCGATATCATTATTGAGCTTAGAAATACGTGGGACGAAGAGATTATCTATGACACTTTTACAAATGCGTATTTGGAGGATTAA
- a CDS encoding FtsK/SpoIIIE family DNA translocase, producing MAKRRKKKKAILSSILKYEIYGIILITLSVIALSGEATVGWSLSKMFGLILGKFYFVVPLVGIYYGLMAMINRKWPNRWNSRKSGVLLLVLAFTLMASISSLEQKLAPISNLSSGTIFSQAKLDLHGELLTPSIDNKNSMMDKDIGGGYVGAIQYSALFWLFGNMGAKLLRIVMFIISFMLITNLSYVELVRIVRTRVMKVGSYVHKKLSMRQHPAGNGSTKVKSIPERNRQLLPGDEDDDDFDVDILPKVKRNAPVFFQLFGGKTEKKEDSNIEVDTDDMLDDSGVIEFDKRKNRARKVVDRAQQDNKFSKDSDRALLDDELLQSEHSVTTTPIIRDFFEHVKSEGISDDDDLEEAFTGQEVADLKDAIMKSHEQVAVDQASEQGQGIGGKVPVQSGDDATSEEDVELTLVNIAPPPKPYILPPFRLLGKPNNGGKAGDQNDYMQTARKLEATLESFGVRAKVLEVVRGPAVTRYEIQPDIGVKVSRIVSLTDDIALALAAKDIRMEAPIPGKSAIGIEVPNNEVSIVTMREVMETTIFQEAESKLSVAFGRDISGQTIVGNLAKMPHLLVAGATGSGKSVCINGIITSILYKAKPDEVKFLMVDPKMVELNVYNGIPHLLAPVVTNPKRASLALKKIVVEMEKRYELFSKSGTRNIEGYNKLMQSNLPAVLPYIVVIVDELADLMMVAANDVEEAITRLAQMARAAGIHLIIATQRPSVDVITGVIKANIPSRIAFGVSSNVDSRTILDMAGAEKLLGRGDMLFMPMGSSKPIRVQGAYLTDQEVENIVDFVRDQGQAEYDESLVPEIDESATNDGEVLDELYDQAVQVILEAKQASVSLLQRRMRVGYTRAARLIDSMEARGVIGPYEGSKPREVLVSMEQYQQNRISS from the coding sequence GTGGCCAAAAGAAGAAAAAAGAAGAAGGCTATATTGAGTAGCATACTCAAATATGAAATATATGGGATTATCCTTATAACACTATCTGTTATTGCTTTATCTGGTGAGGCTACAGTGGGTTGGTCCTTGTCCAAAATGTTTGGACTCATATTAGGTAAATTTTATTTTGTGGTTCCACTTGTGGGGATCTATTATGGTTTAATGGCAATGATCAATCGGAAATGGCCTAATCGTTGGAATTCACGTAAAAGTGGAGTATTGCTCCTAGTGCTAGCTTTTACATTAATGGCGAGCATATCAAGCTTAGAACAAAAGTTAGCTCCTATATCCAATTTGAGCAGTGGAACCATCTTTAGTCAGGCGAAATTGGATTTACATGGAGAGTTATTGACACCCTCTATTGATAATAAAAACTCGATGATGGATAAAGATATAGGTGGGGGATATGTAGGTGCAATACAATATTCAGCTCTTTTCTGGTTATTTGGAAATATGGGCGCTAAGTTATTGCGTATTGTGATGTTTATTATCAGTTTCATGCTGATTACCAACTTATCCTATGTAGAATTGGTACGAATTGTCCGTACAAGGGTGATGAAAGTCGGTTCTTATGTACATAAGAAATTAAGCATGCGTCAACATCCGGCAGGGAACGGCTCTACAAAGGTGAAATCCATACCGGAACGAAATAGACAACTTCTTCCAGGTGATGAAGATGATGATGACTTTGATGTAGATATTTTGCCAAAGGTCAAACGGAATGCGCCTGTATTCTTTCAATTATTTGGTGGGAAAACAGAGAAGAAGGAAGATTCCAACATTGAAGTGGATACGGATGATATGTTGGATGATTCCGGCGTAATTGAATTCGATAAACGTAAAAATAGAGCGCGTAAAGTTGTGGATCGTGCTCAACAAGATAATAAATTTAGCAAGGACTCAGATCGTGCCTTATTAGATGATGAGCTACTTCAAAGTGAACATTCCGTTACAACTACTCCGATTATTCGTGACTTCTTTGAACATGTGAAATCTGAAGGGATTAGTGATGACGATGACCTGGAAGAAGCTTTTACAGGTCAGGAAGTAGCTGATCTGAAGGACGCGATAATGAAGTCACATGAACAAGTCGCTGTAGATCAGGCTTCAGAGCAAGGTCAAGGTATTGGAGGGAAAGTGCCAGTACAATCAGGTGATGATGCTACGAGTGAAGAGGATGTTGAGCTCACACTTGTGAATATTGCACCACCACCGAAACCGTATATCTTACCACCATTCCGATTGTTAGGTAAACCTAATAATGGGGGTAAAGCAGGTGATCAGAATGATTATATGCAGACAGCTCGTAAGCTTGAAGCAACACTGGAAAGCTTCGGTGTACGTGCTAAAGTGTTGGAAGTTGTTCGTGGACCAGCAGTCACTCGATATGAAATACAACCTGATATTGGGGTGAAAGTGAGTAGGATCGTATCGTTAACAGATGATATTGCATTGGCTCTTGCTGCTAAAGATATTCGTATGGAAGCTCCAATCCCAGGGAAATCTGCGATAGGGATTGAAGTTCCCAATAATGAAGTATCCATAGTTACTATGCGTGAAGTGATGGAAACAACTATTTTTCAGGAGGCAGAATCGAAGTTATCTGTTGCATTTGGTAGGGATATATCGGGACAGACGATTGTTGGTAACCTTGCGAAGATGCCCCATCTCCTTGTCGCAGGTGCTACAGGATCGGGTAAGTCAGTTTGTATTAACGGTATTATAACTAGTATTCTATATAAAGCTAAACCAGACGAAGTTAAATTTCTAATGGTTGATCCTAAGATGGTTGAATTGAATGTATACAATGGGATTCCACATCTATTGGCACCTGTTGTTACCAATCCTAAACGTGCTTCCTTGGCGCTGAAAAAAATAGTCGTTGAAATGGAGAAGCGTTATGAACTATTCTCTAAATCGGGAACACGTAATATTGAAGGATATAATAAATTAATGCAGAGCAATTTGCCTGCTGTACTGCCTTATATTGTTGTAATAGTAGACGAGCTTGCCGATTTAATGATGGTGGCAGCTAATGATGTAGAAGAAGCTATTACACGACTAGCACAAATGGCCCGGGCTGCTGGGATCCACCTTATTATTGCTACACAACGCCCTTCTGTAGATGTTATTACTGGTGTGATCAAGGCTAATATTCCTTCGAGAATTGCCTTCGGGGTTTCTTCTAATGTCGATTCTCGTACGATTCTGGATATGGCTGGTGCGGAGAAACTTCTTGGACGTGGTGACATGTTATTCATGCCTATGGGTTCATCTAAACCTATACGTGTGCAAGGTGCTTATTTAACAGATCAAGAAGTAGAGAATATTGTTGATTTTGTCCGTGATCAAGGGCAAGCAGAATATGATGAATCCCTTGTTCCTGAGATTGATGAATCAGCAACAAATGATGGTGAAGTACTTGATGAGTTGTATGATCAAGCTGTACAAGTCATTCTTGAAGCTAAACAGGCTTCAGTCTCTCTGTTACAACGGAGAATGCGAGTTGGATATACTCGTGCAGCTCGACTTATTGATTCGATGGAAGCTCGTGGAGTTATCGGTCCTTACGAAGGAAGTAAGCCTAGGGAAGTACTTGTATCGATGGAACAGTATCAACAGAATAGAATAAGTTCTTAA
- the yfmF gene encoding EF-P 5-aminopentanol modification-associated protein YfmF, giving the protein MNKTKFEHGSTGRLRIHVLPTQRFKTFAISLYVGSPLSEDTVTSTALTPFVLRRGTESYPETTQFRERLEQLYGAGFGFDVYKRGDYQIVQFRMDTINDSFVQSEESLLASSFAFLGEVVTQPALEDGHFRNAYVQAEKENVRKKMESIVNDKIRYAAERCLEEMCREEPYRLHPLGQIKDLEAITSESLYKSYKKWLAESSIDLYVVGDTTFEEVQKLVEQHFHLDASAPTSYESHRPTREVRDIATIVEKMDVSQGKLNMGLRTTITYGDDAYASALVYNGILGGYPHSKLFLNVREKESLAYYASSRYDGHKGIGTIQSGIEVQNYEKAVTIIRNQLEEMRTGQISELEMSQTKAMIRNLLLEMDDSAFEMISFDFNRQLSGKDRPVEQLVQEVENITVDDVHAAAATFELDTIYFLQGQKEE; this is encoded by the coding sequence TTGAATAAAACGAAATTTGAACATGGTAGTACAGGTCGTCTTCGAATTCATGTATTACCTACCCAGCGTTTCAAAACATTTGCTATTTCTTTGTATGTGGGTTCCCCACTTTCTGAAGATACTGTGACTTCTACGGCACTTACTCCATTTGTATTGCGTAGGGGGACAGAATCCTATCCGGAGACAACACAATTCCGTGAAAGATTAGAACAATTATATGGAGCGGGATTTGGCTTCGATGTTTACAAGCGTGGAGATTACCAAATTGTGCAGTTTCGGATGGATACAATCAATGATTCTTTTGTTCAAAGCGAAGAGAGTCTGCTTGCATCTTCCTTTGCTTTTTTAGGTGAGGTCGTAACACAGCCTGCATTGGAAGATGGTCATTTCAGAAATGCATACGTACAGGCTGAGAAAGAGAATGTCCGTAAGAAAATGGAATCTATCGTGAATGATAAGATACGTTATGCAGCTGAGCGTTGCTTAGAGGAAATGTGTCGTGAAGAACCTTATCGACTGCATCCGCTAGGACAGATTAAGGATTTGGAAGCTATCACGTCTGAATCTTTATACAAATCGTATAAGAAGTGGCTTGCTGAATCAAGCATAGATCTATATGTGGTAGGGGATACAACCTTTGAAGAAGTCCAGAAGCTGGTTGAACAGCATTTTCATTTAGATGCTTCCGCTCCTACATCCTATGAATCTCACCGACCAACCCGTGAAGTACGTGATATTGCTACCATTGTCGAAAAAATGGATGTGAGTCAAGGGAAATTAAACATGGGACTTCGTACAACCATCACTTATGGTGACGATGCATATGCCTCTGCATTAGTGTATAACGGAATACTTGGAGGATACCCTCATTCGAAGCTTTTCTTGAATGTGCGCGAGAAAGAAAGTTTAGCTTATTATGCTTCCTCACGTTACGATGGCCATAAAGGGATAGGGACGATTCAATCGGGTATTGAGGTTCAGAACTATGAGAAGGCTGTCACGATCATCCGCAATCAGCTAGAGGAAATGCGAACAGGTCAGATTAGTGAGTTAGAAATGTCACAGACAAAGGCTATGATCCGCAACCTGTTACTCGAAATGGATGACTCTGCATTCGAAATGATATCATTTGATTTCAATCGTCAGTTGTCTGGAAAGGATCGCCCTGTTGAACAACTCGTTCAAGAGGTAGAGAATATTACAGTGGATGACGTACATGCTGCTGCAGCGACCTTCGAGTTGGATACGATCTATTTCTTACAGGGGCAGAAGGAGGAATAG
- a CDS encoding DUF3243 domain-containing protein, with protein sequence MSSTVLRNFDTWKKFLGERVLQAQKLGMSEDTISKLAYEIGDFLDEKVDPQNASNRTLKELWDVGNQEERKTIARLMVKLAQKNA encoded by the coding sequence ATGTCGTCAACAGTTCTAAGAAATTTCGACACATGGAAGAAGTTTTTGGGTGAACGCGTGCTTCAGGCTCAAAAATTAGGGATGAGTGAAGATACCATCTCCAAATTGGCCTACGAAATTGGTGATTTTCTTGATGAGAAGGTCGATCCCCAGAATGCATCCAACCGAACTTTAAAGGAATTGTGGGATGTTGGAAATCAAGAAGAGCGGAAAACTATCGCACGTCTGATGGTGAAATTAGCCCAAAAAAATGCATAG
- the yfmH gene encoding EF-P 5-aminopentanol modification-associated protein YfmH: MQNVQYDHLQETLYHEVMDNGLRVYVLPKPGFNKTYASFATKYGSVDNHFRVEGQDEVKVPDGIAHFLEHKMFEEPEGDIFATFASQGASANAFTSFDQTVYLFSATENIDANLETLINFVQNPYFTDQNVDKEKGIIGQEIGMYQDNADWRVYFGLIEAMFKVHPVHIDIAGTVESIGTITKETLYSCYNAFYHPSNMLLFVVGGVNPEEVFELVRNNQAKKSYEPQGSIERIFAKEPVEVSEEKRVNKLAVSIPKCLFGYKEKDLGFEGEALLKRDLTSKLMLDLLFGSSTVLYQKLYDEELISDSFGYEYNSSPQYGFSVIGGDTKDPDLLLRRIQEEVEQIVKEGFKEKDFERSRKKKMGGYLRMLNSPENIAHEFTKYQFRGSDFFSILQVYESITLQDVNERLKDHIDWSQVSVSVVMNP, encoded by the coding sequence ATGCAAAATGTACAATATGATCATTTACAAGAAACGCTTTATCACGAAGTTATGGATAATGGGCTTCGTGTTTATGTTCTTCCCAAACCAGGGTTCAACAAGACATATGCCTCATTTGCTACGAAATATGGATCTGTGGACAATCACTTCCGCGTGGAGGGTCAGGATGAGGTGAAGGTTCCTGATGGGATTGCTCATTTCTTAGAACACAAAATGTTTGAAGAACCAGAAGGAGATATTTTTGCAACATTTGCATCACAAGGTGCTTCGGCCAATGCATTTACAAGCTTTGATCAGACGGTGTATCTCTTCTCAGCAACGGAAAATATTGATGCTAACTTGGAGACACTGATTAATTTTGTGCAAAATCCTTATTTCACAGATCAGAATGTAGATAAGGAAAAAGGAATTATAGGTCAGGAAATAGGGATGTATCAAGATAACGCAGATTGGCGTGTTTACTTCGGCCTGATTGAGGCGATGTTTAAAGTCCATCCAGTTCATATTGACATTGCAGGTACAGTGGAGTCCATTGGTACGATTACGAAAGAGACACTGTATTCTTGTTATAATGCTTTTTATCATCCAAGCAACATGCTTCTTTTTGTGGTGGGTGGGGTGAATCCTGAGGAAGTCTTTGAACTTGTTAGGAATAATCAAGCTAAGAAATCATATGAGCCACAAGGTAGTATTGAACGGATTTTTGCGAAAGAACCAGTAGAAGTCTCAGAAGAAAAACGAGTTAATAAATTGGCAGTCTCAATACCAAAGTGCTTATTTGGTTATAAAGAGAAGGATCTAGGGTTCGAAGGAGAAGCATTGTTGAAACGAGATTTGACGTCGAAACTTATGCTTGATTTATTGTTTGGATCTAGTACCGTATTGTATCAGAAACTTTATGATGAAGAGTTGATCTCGGATAGCTTCGGTTATGAATATAACAGTTCTCCACAATATGGATTCTCTGTGATCGGTGGAGATACAAAGGATCCCGATTTATTACTTCGCAGAATTCAAGAGGAAGTAGAACAGATCGTGAAGGAAGGCTTTAAAGAGAAAGATTTCGAGCGTTCACGTAAAAAGAAAATGGGTGGATATTTACGTATGTTAAATTCGCCTGAGAATATTGCGCATGAGTTTACTAAGTATCAATTTCGTGGAAGTGATTTTTTCTCCATTCTGCAGGTATATGAGTCGATCACATTGCAAGATGTGAATGAACGTTTGAAAGATCATATTGATTGGAGTCAAGTCTCTGTATCGGTTGTGATGAATCCTTGA
- a CDS encoding ClpP family protease — protein sequence MVKPVNREEDGNKSNEHLETEIADVKKDAQVVNSIQQLGQTAVPSNESNIFCMTIIGQIEGHLMLPPQNKTTKYEHIIPQLVAAEQSEEIQGIVIVLNTVGGDVEAGLAIAEMIASLTKPTVTVVIGGGHSIGVPIAVASTYSIIAESATMTIHPIRLNGLIIGVQQTFEYMEKMQERVVQFVTSHSRVSEERFKELMFRTGELNRDIGTAVGGKDAVKYGLMDEIGGIGLALAKLKSLINEQQETLQVGRLQ from the coding sequence ATGGTAAAACCAGTGAACCGTGAAGAAGATGGAAACAAGTCTAATGAGCATTTGGAGACAGAGATAGCAGATGTAAAAAAGGATGCGCAGGTAGTGAATAGCATACAACAATTGGGACAAACAGCTGTTCCAAGTAATGAATCCAATATTTTTTGTATGACGATTATTGGGCAAATTGAAGGCCATCTGATGTTGCCCCCACAGAATAAAACGACGAAATATGAACATATCATCCCGCAACTTGTGGCTGCAGAACAGAGTGAAGAGATTCAAGGTATTGTTATTGTACTTAATACAGTGGGCGGGGATGTAGAAGCAGGACTTGCCATTGCAGAAATGATAGCGTCTTTAACTAAGCCTACCGTAACCGTTGTGATTGGTGGTGGCCATAGTATTGGCGTTCCGATTGCTGTTGCGTCGACATATTCTATCATTGCTGAAAGTGCAACGATGACTATACATCCGATTCGACTAAATGGTCTAATTATTGGCGTTCAGCAAACATTCGAGTATATGGAAAAAATGCAGGAGAGAGTTGTTCAATTTGTAACTTCTCACTCGAGAGTTTCAGAAGAAAGATTCAAAGAACTCATGTTTAGAACAGGTGAGTTGAACCGGGACATAGGAACGGCAGTGGGTGGAAAAGATGCTGTTAAATATGGATTAATGGATGAGATTGGGGGCATTGGGCTTGCACTTGCTAAATTGAAGTCACTTATAAATGAGCAGCAGGAAACGTTACAAGTAGGGAGGCTGCAATAA
- a CDS encoding YlzJ-like family protein — protein sequence MTLYTIIPMDVIWEGSFKEPEKTLDLVVGKGLMQVMPIDHGSAQIVRLIGCPLDYYLNPVYAPGQIIRYVPVLQNESLDG from the coding sequence ATGACTCTATACACCATAATACCTATGGATGTCATATGGGAAGGAAGCTTTAAAGAACCTGAGAAGACACTTGATCTTGTTGTCGGGAAAGGTTTAATGCAAGTGATGCCTATTGATCATGGAAGTGCTCAGATTGTTAGACTGATTGGATGTCCGTTAGACTATTATTTGAATCCAGTGTATGCTCCTGGTCAAATTATTCGTTACGTTCCGGTGTTACAAAATGAGTCTTTGGACGGATAA
- the ymfI gene encoding elongation factor P 5-aminopentanone reductase, whose product MGEWNKSIGETTVLITGASKGIGAAIAERFAQVGMNVVIHYGKSHEEANEVARRCMSHGANVLTITADLKDREDIVRMYEKLQDHRMMPDILVNNAGISHYGLLSDVTEEIWDDVISTNLKSIFLCAQAFMPHMITQRWGRIINISSVWGITGSSCEVLYSTSKGGVNAFTKALAKELAPSGITVNAVAPGAVNTSMLSHLQADELRMLEDEIPAGRLAQPDEISSLVYFLALPESGYINGQVISPNGGWVT is encoded by the coding sequence ATGGGAGAATGGAATAAGTCGATTGGGGAAACAACAGTTTTAATTACGGGAGCTAGTAAGGGCATTGGAGCGGCGATAGCAGAGCGTTTCGCTCAAGTGGGAATGAATGTCGTAATCCACTATGGAAAGTCTCATGAAGAGGCCAATGAGGTCGCGAGACGATGTATGTCGCATGGGGCGAATGTTCTTACAATAACAGCCGATCTTAAAGATCGAGAAGATATTGTTCGTATGTATGAGAAACTTCAAGATCATCGGATGATGCCGGATATTCTGGTGAATAATGCAGGTATCTCTCATTATGGATTGCTCTCTGATGTGACGGAGGAAATCTGGGATGATGTGATATCGACCAATTTGAAAAGTATCTTCCTATGTGCACAAGCTTTTATGCCACATATGATAACGCAACGCTGGGGGCGTATTATTAACATCTCCTCAGTGTGGGGGATTACAGGTTCTTCATGCGAGGTATTATATTCGACAAGTAAAGGTGGAGTGAATGCCTTTACGAAAGCATTAGCGAAGGAACTTGCGCCTTCAGGGATTACGGTTAATGCGGTGGCACCAGGTGCGGTGAATACCTCAATGCTAAGTCATTTACAAGCAGATGAACTCCGTATGCTTGAAGATGAAATTCCAGCAGGAAGATTAGCTCAACCTGATGAGATATCATCTTTAGTGTATTTCCTGGCCCTTCCGGAATCAGGTTATATCAATGGGCAAGTCATAAGCCCTAATGGCGGTTGGGTCACATAA
- a CDS encoding ribonuclease J: MSKKLNNDKLTIFALGGVGEIGKNMYVIQYANDIIVVDSGLKFPEEDMLGIDIVIPDISYLTENRDKVRGILLTHGHEDHIGGLPYVLKHLNVPVYGTKLTLGLVENKLKEANLLGETKRILIDENSELQIGSTMKATFFSTNHSIPDSVGICIATPEGNVVHTGDFKFDHTPVNGQFADLQKMAAIGQEGVLALLSDSTNAEKPGFTPSERNVGVVLEDIFRKASQRVVIATFASNVHRIQQVVNAAEATGRKITVIGRSMVNVVSIASDLGYLIIPDGMLIEPEEVNKMAADRVVILCTGSQGEPMSALTRMARSTHRKVDILPGDTVIIAATPVPGNEKYVGRTIDELFKLGADVIYSGSNPGVHVSGHGSQEELKLMLNLMKPKFFIPIHGEFRMQRRHALLAESVGVERENIFITELGEIVEIVNGSARKAGKVTAGNVLIDGLGVGDVGNIVLRDRKLLSQDGILVVVVTLSKQDGTIMSGPDIISRGFVYVRESEGLLDEANRIVSSTLQKLMSEKVNEWASLKTGVKDVLGRFLYEQTRRRPMILPIIMEV; this comes from the coding sequence TTGTCTAAGAAACTAAATAACGATAAATTGACGATATTTGCTTTGGGCGGCGTCGGTGAAATCGGTAAAAATATGTATGTTATACAATATGCAAACGATATTATCGTAGTGGATTCTGGGTTGAAGTTTCCAGAAGAGGATATGCTCGGAATCGATATAGTTATTCCAGATATTTCATATTTAACTGAGAACCGTGATAAAGTGAGAGGTATTTTGCTAACGCATGGTCATGAAGATCATATTGGCGGATTACCTTACGTGTTGAAACACCTGAATGTTCCTGTATACGGAACTAAGCTTACATTAGGACTGGTGGAGAATAAGTTAAAAGAAGCAAATTTACTTGGTGAAACGAAGAGGATTCTGATTGATGAGAATTCAGAGCTTCAAATTGGTTCGACAATGAAAGCGACATTCTTCAGTACTAACCACAGTATTCCAGATTCTGTAGGTATTTGTATCGCAACACCAGAGGGAAATGTTGTTCATACTGGTGACTTTAAATTTGATCACACACCTGTAAATGGACAATTTGCAGATCTTCAGAAAATGGCTGCAATTGGACAAGAAGGTGTTCTTGCGCTTCTTTCAGATAGTACGAATGCAGAGAAACCAGGGTTTACACCATCAGAACGTAATGTAGGTGTAGTACTTGAAGATATATTCCGTAAAGCTTCTCAACGGGTTGTTATTGCAACATTCGCATCAAATGTACACCGTATTCAGCAAGTAGTTAATGCTGCTGAAGCAACGGGGCGTAAGATTACAGTTATTGGTCGAAGTATGGTGAATGTAGTATCCATCGCTTCAGATCTTGGTTACTTAATTATACCTGATGGTATGTTGATTGAACCGGAAGAAGTAAACAAGATGGCAGCTGATCGAGTTGTTATTTTATGTACAGGAAGTCAAGGAGAGCCAATGTCTGCATTAACACGTATGGCTCGATCTACACATCGTAAAGTAGATATACTACCTGGTGATACTGTTATAATTGCTGCTACTCCAGTTCCTGGTAATGAAAAATATGTAGGGCGTACGATTGATGAATTGTTTAAACTTGGTGCTGATGTCATTTATAGCGGTTCCAATCCTGGCGTTCACGTATCTGGTCATGGTAGTCAGGAAGAGTTGAAATTAATGCTAAATCTGATGAAACCTAAGTTCTTCATTCCAATTCATGGAGAATTCCGTATGCAACGTCGTCACGCCTTATTAGCAGAATCTGTAGGTGTTGAACGCGAGAACATCTTTATTACTGAACTTGGTGAGATTGTTGAAATTGTAAACGGATCAGCTCGTAAAGCCGGTAAAGTAACAGCTGGTAACGTACTCATTGATGGTCTAGGCGTAGGTGATGTGGGTAACATCGTTCTACGTGATCGTAAATTACTTTCACAAGACGGTATTCTAGTTGTTGTTGTCACACTAAGTAAACAAGATGGTACGATCATGTCAGGACCTGATATTATCTCAAGAGGATTCGTATATGTACGCGAATCTGAAGGTCTTCTGGATGAAGCGAACCGGATTGTATCCAGTACACTTCAGAAGTTAATGAGTGAGAAAGTAAATGAATGGGCTTCTCTAAAGACAGGTGTTAAGGATGTATTGGGACGTTTCTTGTATGAACAAACACGTCGTAGACCTATGATCCTACCGATTATTATGGAAGTATAA